The window CTTCGCCGGGATCCGAGACCCCGACGGGCTTGGTGAACCGCCCCCGCCAGAACCGCTCTGGGGTCACCGTCGCGTAGAGCGTGCGGAGCCGGCGCGCCTCCTCCTCCACTCGCGCGAGAGTGGGGGCGTCGAGATCGACCATCGCCTTCGGAAGGGTGAGGCGCTGGATCGGGAACTCCCTCGCCCGCACCGGGAGCGCGCCCGAAGCCCGCATCGGATTGCCGCGCCCGTCGGTCACGCTGATCCGCCAGACCAGCCTGCCCGGACGCGTCTCGAGATCGACTCCCGCCACGGCGGCGTAGCCGTCGCCGTAGGGGAAGAACACGAGGGTCTGGGCGCCGAGAGCTCCCTCCACCGATTTGACTCGGGGGAGACCGGCGGCGAAGATCACCACCGGATCGCCCTGACGCGGGGCGCGCGGCTCCCAGCGGACCCTGAGGGCGTCGTGGGCGAGGGCGCCGGCGGGCAGGAGCAGGAGGCCGAGCAGGAAAAGCCCGACACGCGCGTGAAGCGTCATGCAGGGATGCGGAGCTACTCCTCGGGGCGCTGCTGCTGGCGGAGGACCTGCTCGATCTCGGCGACCACGTCCGAGGCCGGGGGCAGCTCCTCCCTCGGAGCGGGCGGCGGTTCCTCCTCCTGGCTCGCGGCCTCCAGCTTCTTGACGTACGCCGAAATCTTCGCGTTCTGCGCGACGATCTCGGCCAGATTCTGCTCGAACTGCTTCGTGGCCTCCTCGAGCTCCGAGAGGTCCACGCGCGCGTGGAGGAACTCCACCACCCGCTGGACCAGCGCGAGCGCCGCCTTGGGGTTCTCGGTACCCGAGATGTAGTGGGGGACGTTGGCCCAGAGGCTGGCCGTCTGCATCCCGTGCTCGCGGCAGGTGGTGTTGAGAACGCCCACGATGCCGGTCGGCCCCTCGTAGCGGGTCGGGCGGATGCCGAGCATGGCCGCCAGCTCGGGATCCGAGGCGCCGCCCACAAGCCTCACCGGCTTGGTGTGGGCGACCTCGGCGAGCAGGGCGCCGAGCGTCAGCACCAGGGAGACCCGGCAGCGGCGGGCCAGCTCCAGGACCAGCCCGCAGTACGTCTTCCACCTCAGGTGCGGCTCGATCGCGACGCCGACGATCACGTCACGGCTGAGCTCGGCCGCGCGCGTCACCGAGAACTCCGTGACGGGCCAGATGATCTCGCGCTCGGTCTGCGACCCCGCCTTGAAGCGGACGTGGGGCCGCGACAGGCCGAAGTGGTAGAACTCCTCCGGGTCGATCGTGGCGAATCGCTCCGCCGACCAGGCCTGGGCGAGGTAGCGGGCCGCGGCCGTGGCCGCCTCCGAGGCGTCGTTCCAGCCGGCGAAGGCCATGATGAGGATCGGCCGCCGCAGCCCCTCGGGCAGCTCGTGGATCGTCAGCGCGCTGGCCATCTTCCTTCCCTCACCGCCCGGCCTGAACCGGGTTGGTTGGGTCCGTTTCCCACTCGTACCAGGAGCCCGCGAAGTTCGTCGCGTCCTCGTATCCGAGGAGCTTGAGGGCGAAGAGCCCGACGGAGGCCGATACGCCCGCGTTGCAGTAGGTAATGACCCGACGGTCGGGCGTGACGCCGGCGGCCTCGAAGAGCTTGCGGATCTCCCCGGGGGCTTTCCACGTCTTGGTCTCGGGATCGAGGCAGCGGCCGACGGGCACGTTCACCGCACCCGGGATCCGCCCCTTGCGTTCCCCGCGGCCGATCTCCCCGACGAACTCCTTGGGGCTCCGGCAGTCCACCAGCGCGACTCCGGGATCGTTCAGGGCTGCCTTGACCTCCGCGGTGCCGACACGCCACTCGGGGCAGACGCGCGGCGTGAAAACCGCCGCCGGATGCGCCGGCGCGTCGGCCGTGACCGGCCGGCCCTCGGCCACCCACTTCGTCCAGCCGCCGTTCAGGAGGCGCGCCTCCGGATGGCCGTAGTAGTTCAGCACCCACCAGAGGCGCGGGGCGATCGTGCCGGTATCATCGTACACCACGACCGTATGCCCGTCCCCGATCCCGAGCCGCTCCATCAGGACCTTGAAGCGGTCGAGGCCCGCGACGGTCATGTGGACGGGAGCGGTCGGCTCGACGATGTCCCCGGTCCAGTCCACGAAGACGGCGCCGGGGATGTGGCTCTGGCGGTAGGCGTCGAGCTGGGCCAGGTACCAGGGCTTCGGCGCGTTGGGGGGCTTGATGACGCCGCGAATGTCGACGACCCGGAGCGCGGGATCGCCCAGACGCGCAGCGAGCCAGTCGGTCTCGACGAGGAGCGATTCGCGCGGCCGGGATCGCGTCATCCAGGTTCCCTCCCGACGAGTCTAGCACGAGTGGCAGCGATCAGAAACAGGGTTGACCGGTCGTGCGCTCTCCGGTAGGATACTCCCATCTCGCACGGGAGGTGACCGACATGCGATCGCGAATTGTGAGCGCCCTCCTCCTTGGTGGCACGCTCATCCTGACAGCCTGCGCGACTTCCGAGGAATGGGCGGAATGGCGCAAGCACCCCAGCCACTTTGCTTCGGGGCGCCACATGGGCTTCTCGCTGCGGCACACCGAAGGCGCGGCTCCGCGGGTGACCCGCCGGGACATGGAGACCGCGCGGGCCGAGACCTGGTGGGGCAAGACGATCACGGTGAGCGCGGAGCAGATCTTCCAGGATTAGGAGCGCGGCCGTTGACCCTTGGTCACCGCGTCGCCGTCGCGCTGGTGGTCCTCCTCGCTCTCGCGCGAGGCACGCACGCGGGGTCTCCCGAAGACGCGATCCTGCCCCTCGATCACTACAAGAGCGACAAGGCCCGGGCGCTCGCCGCCGCCTACGCCGCGCAGCTCACGCAGATCTACGACAACGTCTACCACTGCCTGCCCTGGCTCCAGATCGGCAAGCACGGGCTGGGCTTCCGGCGGCCGCGCGGGATCGACCGCGACAACCACTACCTCTCCATCTGGGTCTGGGTGGACCAGATCAGCAACCCGGAATTCGCCGCGATGCCTCCGGCGCGCCGGGCCTCGGCGATGTTCTCCCGCTACGGGGTGGACCTGCTCCGGCGCCTCTCGCGCCACGCGCCGTTCGCGAGCGAGCCGCGGGCGGCGGGCTACGCCGTCGTCCTGAGCTGGCTCAAGCCTGACGGCGTGGTCCGGCCGACCGCGCCGGCGGTGGCGGAGACGCTGGCCGTGTTTGCGGACACGGCCACCGTGGACGGCTTCCTCGCGCTGACCGTGACGCCCGCCCAGCTCGCCGACCGTGCCCTGGTGGCCTCCTTCGACGGCAAGAGCGAGCTCGGGCGCCTGGCGCTGGAGATCTGGGACGACCCGTTCACCGCGACGTTCAAGCTGAAGGACTACACTCCCGACCCCGCGCATCGCTGCGAGGGCCGGCCAGGATGATCATGCGCCGCTGGTTCCCCGAGGTGGAAGCCAGGTGCCGGATTTGCATCTGTCCGAGGCGCCCCCGGAAGCGGTGCGATTAGCGAGCGGACACGTCGCGACAGGTTCACGATCATCGAGAACGCTCACGGCCTCCGGTCGTGGGCGTTTTTCGTTTGCGGAGGCCCCAATGCTCCAGACGCTCGTCGAAGACATCCGAGCCGTGAGACGGAACGATCCGGCGGCGCACGCCTGGGTCGAGATCCTGCTCTGCCACACGCCCCTCCACGCGATCCTCCTGCACCGCGTGGCCCACTGGCTCCACGCTCGGCTCCACGTCCGGCTCCTCGCGCGGCTCGTCTCGGTCGCCAACCGGTTCTGGACCGGCGTCGAGATCCACCCGGGCGCGCGGATCGGCAAGGGATTCTTCCTCGACCACGGCGCGGGTGTCGTGATCGGTGAGACGGCGGTGGTCGGAGACTTCTGCGTCATGTTCCACAACGTGACCCTCGGCGGCACGGGGAAGTATCACGGCCAGCGCCACCCGATCGTCGGGCACCACGTGTTCATCGGGACCAACACGGTCCTCCTCGGCCCAATTCGGGTCGGCGACCGCGCCCGCATCGGTGCCAACGCCTTCGTCATCAACCACGACATTCCTCCCGACTCGACGGTCGTGGGAACGCCGGCGCGGATCGTCAAGCTCAACGGGAGGCGGGTGGATGGGGAGTTGCCCCGGACGGTCCCGCCACCCGAGGCGGTACCCGTCGAGCTCGAGGTGTGAGCGCCGTCAGACGAACTGCCTGAGGGCCTTGCGGGCCGAAGGGAAGCGGATCTGCCGGTACGGCAGCCGCTCCCGCTCGAACCACCGGAGCTCCGAGACGTCGCTCGCCGTGACGAGGCGCCCGGCCGCGAGCCTCACCCGGTAGAGCGCGACCAGGATGGGGAAACCCCGCGGGCCGTAGGTCTCGTGGAAGAAGCCGAGGAAGCGCGCCGAGCGCACCCTGACCCCCAGCTCTTCCCTGAGCTCGCGCCTGAGCGCCACCTCCGGGATCTCATCGCCTTCGAGGAAGCCGCCGGGGAGGTCCCACGTCCCCGCGTACGGCGGCGCCGCGCGCCGCCCGAGGAGGATCTTCCTGCCCCTCACCACCACGGCCACCGCCGCGGGCACCGGATTGCCGTAGAACGTCCAGCCGCAGCGAGGGCATCGGCGCCGACGCTTCCCCTCGTCCCGGATCACGCGGAGGCGCGTCCCGCAGGCCATGCAGAAGCGCGCGAGAGGCGGCATCTCAGTAGAACGGAGGCGGGCTGAGCCTTCGCGCGGGGCCTAGCCCGGCTGCGAGCGACCGACGTCGCGCGCCGGGCGGGTGGCCTCGCTCAGGTCCTTGATGATTCCCAGCGTGCCGGTGACTTCGCCGCCCGCGTTGCGGAGGAGCGCCATGGAGACGTTCACCTCGACCCAGCGGCCGTCACCGGCGCGGAGCGTCGTCTCGTAGTTCGTGATCCGCTCCCCGACTCGAAGCCGCTGCATGACCGCCCGCGCCTCCTCCATCCCGAGCTGGTAGTAGGTCGCGGCTGGCGTACCGAGCACCTCCTCGGGCCGGTACCCGAACACTTCCCGTACCCGCGGGCTGACGTAGGTCACCCGGCCGTCGACGTCCGTCATGACCGTGATGTCCGGCGAGTTCTCCGAAATCGACTGCAGGAAATCCCGGGTCTGGCAGGCTTCGTCGTAGAGCGCCGCCAGGTCGCGGTAGAACTTGTCGAGCCGCACGGTCAAGAGGATGAGAAGCGCGGCCGCCAGGGCAAGGCCGAGAAAGCTGATCCCGAAGGTCAGGGCGTTGCTCTGGGCCAGGATCTCGGTGACCGCCGATGCGTCGGACAGAATCGCGAGACGGCCGGCCTCGCGCCCGGAGAAATCCTTCAACGGGATCAGCGTGGCCGCGTAAGTCTTCGACTGGAGGACGAAGACCTGGCGCGCCTGACCCTCCTGCGGGCCCAGGAACGCCGCGGCTTCCGTGAAGAGCTGGGGGTTGGACGACTCGACCGTCCGACGGGTCTCGCCTGCCGGTAGCACGGCGACATCGCCTCCCGCCACCAGCCGGATCGCCCTGACGATCGGGGCCATGGAGCTTCCCACCTCGAGGATCCCGATGACCCGTCCCCGCTGGTAGATCGGCATCGCCGCCCACAGGCACAGGAGTTCGCTCTCCACCTCGAGTCCCTTGACGATTCGCCGGTCCCTCACCGTCTCGGCGATCAGCCGCCGGTGGCTCAGGACGTCATCGCCGTACGACGCCGGGGCGTGAGCACGGACGTGCGCGATCCCCGTCGGGGTGTAGAGCGTGATGCGGGTGACGTGCAGCGGGCCCTTGCGAAGCCGGTTCAGCGGGGGCTCGAGCTGGTCCAGGACCGCCTCGCGGCTCCCCGTGGCGATGGCCTCTTTGAGGTCGGCCGACCTCGCCAGCCGCAGAAGCTCCTGCTCGAGGCCCGCCTGATGGACCTCCAGGGTCCACCCGGCGAGCCGGTCATGACTCGCCAGGGTCCGCGCGTCCCGCTCGATCTGGTTGACAAGCTTTCGCTGGGCAGATGAGTTGGCGAAGACTAGCGCGGCAATAACCAACACCAGCACCACGGCCGTGCAGACGATCCAGATCCGGGCCGCAGCCCGCTGGCGTGCGATGGTGGTGGCTCCCGGCGCCGGGGCCTGGCTCATTCGACCGGGTACCCCTTCGCCTGCCACGCCGGAATGCCGTCCCGAAACCACTGGACGTTCGTGTATCCCCACTGGACCGCTTTGCCGGAGGCGTCGTGGCTCTTCTTGCACTCCGGGTGGCCGTTGCAGTAGAAGACCAGGAGAGAGTTGCGGTCGCGCGGGAGCTTCTCGCGGTAGCGATCCATGACGGCGGTCGGGATGTTGATCGCCGTCGGGATGTGTCCGGCGTTGTACTCGGCCGCGATCCGCGAATCGATCAGGACCATCGTCTTGCCCTGGTCGACCCAGGCTTTGAGCTGGTCGGCGTTGATGACCTTGACGCTGGAGAGGTGGTCGGCGCCGGCTGGGGGGATGCCCGCCAGGACGCCGACCAGGGCCAGGACGGCGATGCCGAGCTTCGTGATTGCGTTCATGACCGTGCCCTCCTCGGTCACGGGGCGACGATATACCACTTTAGTGGAGCCACGCACGAGGCGCAACCGCATCGGGCCTCGCCGCGTGACGGGCCTGCCTCCCGGCATGGCCGCCGCCCCTCGGCTCGAACCGCATTGGGCCTCGCCTCGTGACGGGCCTGCCTCCCGGCATGGCCGCCGCCCCTCGGCTCGAACCGCAGCGGGAATGAGGCAGCGGGCTTACGCCGGGACGCCCAGCGCCAGGGCTGCCTTGATCCGGTTCGCGATCGCCACGAAGGCCCGGGTGGCCGGACTCTCGGGGAACTCGGCGACGAGGGGAACGCCCCGGTCCCCGGCGACCGCCACGCGAGGGTCGAAGGCAATCGCGCCGAGGAAGGGGATGCCCAGCTCGGCCGCCATTCGCTCCCCTCCCGGACCCTGAAAGAGCGGGCCCAGCGCGCCGCACGCCCCACAGACATAGCCCGCCATGTTGTCCAGAAGCCCGAGCACCGGCACGTTCATGGCCCGGGCCACCGAAACGGACTTCTTGACCACGAGGTGGGAGACCTCGGAGGGAATCGTGACGACGATGGCTCCGGAGAGCGACGGAACGAGCCCTGCGACGGTCGTGAGACGGTCGGCGCCCGGCGGGAGGTCCACGAGGAGGAGGTCGAGTGAACCCCACGCCGTGTCGGCGAGGAACTCGCGGAGGGCGTTGGCCTCCATGTTCCCCCGCCAGACGTGGGACTCCGCCTGCGTCGGGGCCTCCCAGGTGAGCGGCGTCTCGTCCGACGGCAGGAGGAGGTCCATCGACATCACGCGGATCCCCTGGGTCGTCTCCGGCGGCAGCACGCCGTCGGCCACGACCGGGAGCGAGCGGCCGCGGACCCCGAGCATCTTGGCGATCGAGGGGCCGTTGAGGTCAGCGTCGAGGACGCCGACGGCCAACCCCTCCCGGGCGAAGGCGGCAGCCAGGTTGGCAGTCACCGAGGACTTGCCCACGCCACCCTTGCCCGAGATCACAGCGAGCACGCGGCGGACGCGCGCCAGCCGTTCGTTGAGCCGCCGGAGCTGCTCCTCGACCTGGCCGACGATGCCCGACCCGCCGTCGCCGACGATGTCCCCGTATCGCTTCACGCGGCACCCCCTAGCGCGTCGGAGCAATGCCCTTCGAGCGCCGGCTCCGCCGGCGCAACCCTATCTCGAGGGAGGCTTCGGAGGGGGCCGTAGAGGCCCCCTCCGATTATTAGCAGCAGACGCACACCTGGCACACGCAGGCGGTCGACCGGCAGGCCGGGATGCAGCAGGCGCAGCCGCAGCGCCGGGGATCGCCGCAACACGCCTCATCCCTGAGCGCCTCGAGCCCTTCCCTGAGGATGAGCGGGACCATGGCCAGCGCCGCCAGCGGGTCGGCCCACCACCAGCCGAGCAGCGCGTTGGCGCCCAGGCCGAGGAGGAGCGTGAAGGAGAGATAGGCGCACACCGCGGTCTCGACCGCGTCGGCCTCGAGCGCCCGGCTCCCGAGCGCGCGGGCGACGGCCCGCTTCCGCGCAGCCAGGAGCGGCATCGCGATCAGGGAGGCGATGGCCAGGCCGATCCCGACCCAGCTCTCCGCCGGCGCGTCGCCACGCCAGAGCTTGCCACCCGATTCGTAGCAGACGTAGGCGGCCAGGGCGAGGAACGTCACGCCCACGAACCTGAGCGCGCGGCGCTCGGCACTCGCCACGCGTCCCGCCTCGGCACCGTCCACCTCCCGTATCACCCGCCAGAGCACCATGACGGCCGCGGTCGTCTCGATGACCGAATCGAGGCCGAAGCCGACCAGCGCGATCGAGCCGGCCAGCAGTCCCGCCCCGATGGCCACGAGCGCCTCGACGCTGTTCCAGCCAGCGGTGAACCACTCCAGCCTCACGCCGGTGCGGAGGAGCTCGGCACGGGGAGCTCCAGGCGTATGCGTGGGCGCGTCGCAGGCGCAGCTCATCGACGGGCCCAGGCGGCGCGGGCCAGCATGGCCGCGGTCGCCAGCGTGATCAGGAAGAAGACGGCGGCGCCCAGACTCATGGGGACCTCGCCGCCGCCTGGGAGCGGCACCGCGGGAAATCTGGGGGCCAGGGCAACGCGTCCGACTTCGAATGCCCGATACGCCACGAGCAGGGTGAGAATCCGGCAAAACCAGAGGTAGCCCTTCGCCCTGTGGCCGCGGGCGATGAGCCACGGGAAGACCACGACGAAGATCGCCCCGAGCACAAACCAAATGATCCCCCGCCCAACGGCGAGACCGCGGGTCGCCAGGTAGAGGCCTCCAACCCAGTAGAAAATCCCATAAGCCAGGTACGCCCAGGCTGCCTGCTTGAAACGCTCCTCGCGCGCCGCCACGGCTATCCCGTCGGGCGGAAGCGACCGCCCCATTTCTGGCGCACCTCCGCCATGACCTCGGAGGTGATCACGGCGCGCCCGGTCGAGCGCGCGTAGGCCTCCACCGCCTTGGCGACCATCCCGCGGGCGAAGGACGGGATCGCCTCGAGCCGCTGGCGCGCGGCGTCCTCCCAGACGAGCTGGGTCGAGACCTCAAGGCCGAAGGTCTGCTCGGCCGGAAGGTCGATCACGCGCCCGCCGTGTTGGCCGGGCTGATAGGCGCACGCCGGGTCCTCGGCCAGGTAATCGCCGTACGTGGCATACGCGCGGCACCGGCAGCCGCCGCAGATCTTCCTGAACTCGCAGACGCCGCAGCGCCCCCCGAGGGCCGGCTCGCGGAGGCTGGTGAAGACGCTCGCGCGCTCCCAGAGGTCGGCGAACGAGGCCCGGCGGAGGTTCCCCGCGGCAACCGGCATATAGGGGCAAGGTGTGACGTCGCCTTCAGGAGTAATCCGACAGTAATATTTTCCCGCGGGGCAGGAGCCGTGGGCGTAGTTCTTGAGCAAGGGAGATCGGGGGTCCAGCTCCCAGATGATCCGGCGGAAGTGCGGGGCGCACTTGGCCCGGATCAGGAGGGAACCGGCTCGGCCGACGGGCGTGCTCCAGGGGTCTTCGGGCCCGGCGCCGTTGCCAACGCCCTGGACCCGCGCCAGGTAGCTCAGGATCTGCTCGTACCGCTCGGGGACGATGTCGGTCAGGTTCTGGCCACGGCCGGTCCGCACGAGGAAGAAGAGGTTCAGCACCTTGGCCCCCAGCCCGGTCGCCAGGTCGATCATCGCCGGGATCTCCTCCACGTTCCAGTCGGTCA is drawn from Candidatus Rokuibacteriota bacterium and contains these coding sequences:
- a CDS encoding M23 family metallopeptidase, yielding MTLHARVGLFLLGLLLLPAGALAHDALRVRWEPRAPRQGDPVVIFAAGLPRVKSVEGALGAQTLVFFPYGDGYAAVAGVDLETRPGRLVWRISVTDGRGNPMRASGALPVRAREFPIQRLTLPKAMVDLDAPTLARVEEEARRLRTLYATVTPERFWRGRFTKPVGVSDPGEGFGARRIINGQPRAPHSGVDYSADAGTQVVAANAGRVALVAEYFFPGRLVVLDHGLGLFTLYFHLERVEVQERERVERGQPIGAVGATGRASGPHLHFGAHLSQARIDPTALLILPLSD
- a CDS encoding PAC2 family protein, which produces MASALTIHELPEGLRRPILIMAFAGWNDASEAATAAARYLAQAWSAERFATIDPEEFYHFGLSRPHVRFKAGSQTEREIIWPVTEFSVTRAAELSRDVIVGVAIEPHLRWKTYCGLVLELARRCRVSLVLTLGALLAEVAHTKPVRLVGGASDPELAAMLGIRPTRYEGPTGIVGVLNTTCREHGMQTASLWANVPHYISGTENPKAALALVQRVVEFLHARVDLSELEEATKQFEQNLAEIVAQNAKISAYVKKLEAASQEEEPPPAPREELPPASDVVAEIEQVLRQQQRPEE
- a CDS encoding sulfurtransferase; translated protein: MTRSRPRESLLVETDWLAARLGDPALRVVDIRGVIKPPNAPKPWYLAQLDAYRQSHIPGAVFVDWTGDIVEPTAPVHMTVAGLDRFKVLMERLGIGDGHTVVVYDDTGTIAPRLWWVLNYYGHPEARLLNGGWTKWVAEGRPVTADAPAHPAAVFTPRVCPEWRVGTAEVKAALNDPGVALVDCRSPKEFVGEIGRGERKGRIPGAVNVPVGRCLDPETKTWKAPGEIRKLFEAAGVTPDRRVITYCNAGVSASVGLFALKLLGYEDATNFAGSWYEWETDPTNPVQAGR
- a CDS encoding serine acetyltransferase, with amino-acid sequence MLQTLVEDIRAVRRNDPAAHAWVEILLCHTPLHAILLHRVAHWLHARLHVRLLARLVSVANRFWTGVEIHPGARIGKGFFLDHGAGVVIGETAVVGDFCVMFHNVTLGGTGKYHGQRHPIVGHHVFIGTNTVLLGPIRVGDRARIGANAFVINHDIPPDSTVVGTPARIVKLNGRRVDGELPRTVPPPEAVPVELEV
- a CDS encoding NUDIX hydrolase → MPPLARFCMACGTRLRVIRDEGKRRRRCPRCGWTFYGNPVPAAVAVVVRGRKILLGRRAAPPYAGTWDLPGGFLEGDEIPEVALRRELREELGVRVRSARFLGFFHETYGPRGFPILVALYRVRLAAGRLVTASDVSELRWFERERLPYRQIRFPSARKALRQFV
- a CDS encoding PAS domain S-box protein gives rise to the protein MSQAPAPGATTIARQRAAARIWIVCTAVVLVLVIAALVFANSSAQRKLVNQIERDARTLASHDRLAGWTLEVHQAGLEQELLRLARSADLKEAIATGSREAVLDQLEPPLNRLRKGPLHVTRITLYTPTGIAHVRAHAPASYGDDVLSHRRLIAETVRDRRIVKGLEVESELLCLWAAMPIYQRGRVIGILEVGSSMAPIVRAIRLVAGGDVAVLPAGETRRTVESSNPQLFTEAAAFLGPQEGQARQVFVLQSKTYAATLIPLKDFSGREAGRLAILSDASAVTEILAQSNALTFGISFLGLALAAALLILLTVRLDKFYRDLAALYDEACQTRDFLQSISENSPDITVMTDVDGRVTYVSPRVREVFGYRPEEVLGTPAATYYQLGMEEARAVMQRLRVGERITNYETTLRAGDGRWVEVNVSMALLRNAGGEVTGTLGIIKDLSEATRPARDVGRSQPG
- a CDS encoding rhodanese-like domain-containing protein, producing MNAITKLGIAVLALVGVLAGIPPAGADHLSSVKVINADQLKAWVDQGKTMVLIDSRIAAEYNAGHIPTAINIPTAVMDRYREKLPRDRNSLLVFYCNGHPECKKSHDASGKAVQWGYTNVQWFRDGIPAWQAKGYPVE
- a CDS encoding P-loop NTPase; protein product: MKRYGDIVGDGGSGIVGQVEEQLRRLNERLARVRRVLAVISGKGGVGKSSVTANLAAAFAREGLAVGVLDADLNGPSIAKMLGVRGRSLPVVADGVLPPETTQGIRVMSMDLLLPSDETPLTWEAPTQAESHVWRGNMEANALREFLADTAWGSLDLLLVDLPPGADRLTTVAGLVPSLSGAIVVTIPSEVSHLVVKKSVSVARAMNVPVLGLLDNMAGYVCGACGALGPLFQGPGGERMAAELGIPFLGAIAFDPRVAVAGDRGVPLVAEFPESPATRAFVAIANRIKAALALGVPA
- a CDS encoding cation transporter, which produces MSCACDAPTHTPGAPRAELLRTGVRLEWFTAGWNSVEALVAIGAGLLAGSIALVGFGLDSVIETTAAVMVLWRVIREVDGAEAGRVASAERRALRFVGVTFLALAAYVCYESGGKLWRGDAPAESWVGIGLAIASLIAMPLLAARKRAVARALGSRALEADAVETAVCAYLSFTLLLGLGANALLGWWWADPLAALAMVPLILREGLEALRDEACCGDPRRCGCACCIPACRSTACVCQVCVCC
- a CDS encoding radical SAM protein, whose translation is MSAFAGADASLELSTQECRRVMDEIARVNPNVFLILTGGEPLLRKDIFELADYAAEKRFTVVLGTNGVLLREKQARLMREHGIAGASISLDSTDRKKHDEFRHLPGAWNGAVRATEALRAEGLDFSLHMTVTDWNVEEIPAMIDLATGLGAKVLNLFFLVRTGRGQNLTDIVPERYEQILSYLARVQGVGNGAGPEDPWSTPVGRAGSLLIRAKCAPHFRRIIWELDPRSPLLKNYAHGSCPAGKYYCRITPEGDVTPCPYMPVAAGNLRRASFADLWERASVFTSLREPALGGRCGVCEFRKICGGCRCRAYATYGDYLAEDPACAYQPGQHGGRVIDLPAEQTFGLEVSTQLVWEDAARQRLEAIPSFARGMVAKAVEAYARSTGRAVITSEVMAEVRQKWGGRFRPTG